DNA sequence from the Prosthecodimorpha staleyi genome:
CGGGGGCGCCGCCGGGGCCCATTGTCAGCAACGGCCGATCACGGCACCAGCATGCCGCGCTGGACGGCCGGACGGGCGCCGACCTGATCGAGCCAGCGGCGCACGTTGTCGATCGGCGGCAGACCGTCGGCGATCTGTTCGGCGAGCCCCGTCAAGGCGTTGAGCGTCCAGGCATAGGTCGCCATGTCGGCGATGGAGTAGTCGGCACCGGCCAGATAGGCGTTGCCGGCCAGTTGCCGGTCCATGACGCCGAGCAGACGCTGCGTCTCCTTGACGTAGCGGTTGATGCCGTAGGGCACCTTTTCCGGGGCATAGCGGATGAAGTGGTTGGCCTGGCCGAACATCGGACCGACGCCGCCCATCTGCCACATCAGCCATTGCAGGGTATGGTAGCGCCCCGCCCCCGAGGCCGGCAGGAAGCGTCCGGTCTTCTCGGCCAGATAGATCAGGATGGCGCCGGATTCGAACAGGGACAGAGGCCCGCCTTCCGCATCGTGATCGACGATCGCCGGAATGCGGTTGTTCGGGGCCACCTTCAGGAAGGCCGGATCGAACTGCTCGTTCTTGCCGATATTGACCGTCTTGACCTCGTAGGCGAGGCCCATCTCCTCGAGGGCGATGGAGATCTTGCGGCCGTTCGGGGTGGCCCAGGTATAGAACGTGATCATGGGATGAGGCGCCTCGACATTCGAACCGGTCGCGACCGGCGACGGCGCAACCCTATTAGTTCGTTAATCCGGAACAAGTGAACTCGTTGTGATCCCGATCGACCCCGACGGCGCCATGCCCTGGCTGCGCCCCCAGGATCGACGGCACCGTCCGGACACTACCGCGGAAACCGGCGCCGTCCGCCATGCCGGACGCACCCCAGGGCCGCGTTGACGGCAACCCTCTCCACCGCCGCGGCTTTGGCGGATGCGAGACTTCGGGACCCGATGCCGTCGGCGTTGCGGGACATGCCGCCCGCCCGCAGCCTCTCGGGAGCGCTTCGACTACTCGGCAGCAGCCCGGAACGCGACCGGATCGTAGTTGAGGATCGGCGCGAGCCAGCGCTCGGCGGTGTCGATGTCCCAGCCCTTGCGAGCAGCATAGTCCTCGACCTGGTCGCGCTCGATGCGGCCGACGCCGAAATAGTGGCTGTCCGGATGGGCGAAATAGAGCCCCGAGACGGCCGAGCCGGGCCACATGGCGTAGCTCTCGGTCAGCCGGATGCCGGCCGCCGCCTCGGCGTCGAGCAGGCGCCAGAGCGTCGCCTTCTCGGTGTGGTCGGGCTGGGCCGGGTAGCCGGGCGCCGGCCGGATGCCCTGGTACTTCTCGCCGATGATGTCCGCCATGGCGAGCGCCTCGCCGGCCGCATAGCCCCAGAACTCGGTGCGTACGCGATGGTGCAGATATTCGGCGAAGGCCTCGGCGATGCGATCGGCCAGCGCCTGCGACAGGATCTTGGAATAGTCGTCGTTGGCCCGGGCGAAGCGCGCCGCGACCGCCTCTTCGCCGATGCCGGCCGTCACCGCGAAGGCGCCGACATAATCCGGGATGCCACTCTCGGGCGGTGCGACGAAATCGGCCAGTGCCAGGTTGCGCCGCGCGCCGGCCGCCCGGCCGATCTGCTGGCGCAGCGTATGCAGCCGCGCGATCTCGCTCGCGCGGCCCTCGTCGGCGAAGAGCACGATATCGTCGCCCGCCTGCGCGGCCGGGAAGAAGCCGATCACGCCGTTGGCGGTCAGCCAGTTCTCGGCGACCATCCGATCGAGCATGGCGCGGGCATCCTCGTAGAGCGCGCGCGCCGCCGGACCGATCCGGGCGTCGTCGAGGATGGCCGGGAAGCGGCCGACCAGTTCCCAGGTGGCGAAGAAGGGCGTCCAGTCGATATAGGGCACAAGGTCGGCGATCGGCACGTCGGCAAGCCGGCGCGTGCCCAGGAAGGAAGGCCGGGTCGGACGCCAGGCGCCGAAGTCCGGCACGAAGCGATTGGCGCGGGCGGTGGCCAACGGCACGCGCTCCTTGTCGGCCCGGCTGCGCGCATGGCCTTCCCGGATTGACACGTATTCGGCGCGCACCTCCGCAACGGTCCCCTCGCGGTGGCCGCCGAGCAGCGACGAGACCACGCCGACCGCGCGGCTGGCATCGGTCACATAGACCGCCTGGCCGCGGCGGTAGTTGGGGTCGATCTTGACGGCGGTGTGGACGCGCGAGGTCGTCGCCCCGCCGATCAGCAGCGGCAGGTCGAAGCCCTCGCGCTCCATTTCGGCCGCGACATGGCACATCTCGTCGAGCGAGGGCGTGATCAGGCCCGACAGCCCGACGATGTCGGCGCCTTCGCGCCGCGCCGTCTCCAGGATCTTCGCCGCCGGCACCATGACGCCGAGGTCGATCACCTCGTAGTTGTTGCACTGGAGCACGACGCCGACGATGTTCTTGCCGATGTCGTGCACGTCGCCCTTGACGGTGGCGAGCACGATCTTGCCCGCGGTGCTCTGGCCGATGCCGCCGTTGGCGGCCTTCTCGGCCTCCATGGTGGGCATCAGCCAGGCGACCGCCTGTTTCATGACGCGCGCCGACTTCACCACCTGCGGCAGGAACATCTTGCCGGCGCCGAACAGGTCGCCGACCACATTCATGCCCGCCATGAGCGGGCCCTCGATCACGTCGAGCGCCCGGCGCGACGCCTTCAGCGCCTCCTCGGTGTCGGCCTCGATATGGTCCGTGATGCCGGCGACCAGGGCATGTTCCAGACGCTTGGCGACCGGCCAGGAGCGCCAGGCGAGATCGGCCTCGCGTTTCTCGACCGTCGCGCCGGCCTTGAAGCGCGGCGCGGCCTCCAGGAGCCGCTCGGTCGCGTCCGCGCGCCGGTTGAGCACCACATCCTCGGCGAGATCGCGCAGGTCCGCCGGAAGGTCGTCATAGACGGCCAGCTGGCCGGCATTGACGATGCCGAAATCCATGCCGGCCTGGATGGCGTGATAAAGGAAAACCGAATGCATCGCCTC
Encoded proteins:
- a CDS encoding glutathione S-transferase N-terminal domain-containing protein, which encodes MITFYTWATPNGRKISIALEEMGLAYEVKTVNIGKNEQFDPAFLKVAPNNRIPAIVDHDAEGGPLSLFESGAILIYLAEKTGRFLPASGAGRYHTLQWLMWQMGGVGPMFGQANHFIRYAPEKVPYGINRYVKETQRLLGVMDRQLAGNAYLAGADYSIADMATYAWTLNALTGLAEQIADGLPPIDNVRRWLDQVGARPAVQRGMLVP
- the metH gene encoding methionine synthase; amino-acid sequence: MTSQHPAAARLARLAAERILVIDGAMGTMIQRHGLGEADYRGERFAAWASDLRGNNDLLSLTRPDIIRSIHDNYLAAGADIVETNTFSSTSIAMADYGMEALAYELNLAGARLAREACDAAEAADPSRPRFVAGAIGPTNRTASMSPDVNDPGYRAVTFDDLRLAYAEAARGLIAGGADILLVETIFDTLNAKAALYAIDEVFEETGLRLPVMISGTITDLSGRTLSGQTPTAFWHSVRHARPFSVGLNCALGAREMRAHIDEIGRVADTLVCAYPNAGLPNEFGLYDERPEATAGMLRDFAASGLVNIVGGCCGTTPEHIRAIAEAVRGIAPRRVPELPHRMRLSGLEPFTHAPEIPFVNIGERTNVTGSARFRKLITAGDYRAALDIARQQVEAGATVIDVNMDEGLLDSEKAMVTFLNLIAAEPDIARVPVMIDSSKWSVIEAGLKCVQGKPIVNSISLKEGEAAFLEQARKARRYGAAVVVMAFDEQGQADTFARKTQICRRAYGILTGTVGFDPEDIVFDPNVFAVATGIEEHATYGVDFIEATRWIRANLPHAHVSGGVSNLSFSFRGNDPVREAMHSVFLYHAIQAGMDFGIVNAGQLAVYDDLPADLRDLAEDVVLNRRADATERLLEAAPRFKAGATVEKREADLAWRSWPVAKRLEHALVAGITDHIEADTEEALKASRRALDVIEGPLMAGMNVVGDLFGAGKMFLPQVVKSARVMKQAVAWLMPTMEAEKAANGGIGQSTAGKIVLATVKGDVHDIGKNIVGVVLQCNNYEVIDLGVMVPAAKILETARREGADIVGLSGLITPSLDEMCHVAAEMEREGFDLPLLIGGATTSRVHTAVKIDPNYRRGQAVYVTDASRAVGVVSSLLGGHREGTVAEVRAEYVSIREGHARSRADKERVPLATARANRFVPDFGAWRPTRPSFLGTRRLADVPIADLVPYIDWTPFFATWELVGRFPAILDDARIGPAARALYEDARAMLDRMVAENWLTANGVIGFFPAAQAGDDIVLFADEGRASEIARLHTLRQQIGRAAGARRNLALADFVAPPESGIPDYVGAFAVTAGIGEEAVAARFARANDDYSKILSQALADRIAEAFAEYLHHRVRTEFWGYAAGEALAMADIIGEKYQGIRPAPGYPAQPDHTEKATLWRLLDAEAAAGIRLTESYAMWPGSAVSGLYFAHPDSHYFGVGRIERDQVEDYAARKGWDIDTAERWLAPILNYDPVAFRAAAE